The Arachidicoccus terrestris genome includes the window AGAATCCTTTAAGACTCTTCTGTAGCCATAGAGTGTTGCCATCTGACAACTCTTTTCATTCAGGCTCATCTGGGAGAGCAGATCTTCCACTCTTTTATCAACGGGGGCCAACGGGTCCTCATAAATATCCTTTTTTCCGTTCTTATTAAAATCAATCCAGCCCTTGTGGTAGATATCCGATTTTTTGCCTTGCTGGGCCAGCAAGCCCGGCAAGGGTAATATAAGGCCTGCAGCAACCGCTAACTGCATCAGGCCGGAAAGACGCTTTGTGTTCATATGTTTGATTTGATGTGTTTAACTTCCTTGACATACAGTGATCATTGAAACCCCATAAGCGCTTGCCTATTTCCGTATCAGGCATAATTAACATGGAGTGTAATAAATACTGCCACTGGCTAAGATAACAGAATCTCATCAACGATATTCTAAATATCTACGCAACCGTTTCCGATATATTGCATTCGGTCTCTTGAAAAATGCATAAATACAGCAGTACCAGTCACTTCAACTCAAATCAAGCACTTGCAAGAAATACTTCTATTAAAAGACAAATACAGCCGGTGAATAGCCTAAAAGAGGCCATACAATCACGGGTATATAAAGCAGAGTTACAACGAAAATCATCATTTCAGATTGGGTTCCTTATATTTGTCTCTAATTGCACAAGTTAAGCTAGATGATACCACATCTTTCACATACCGTCAACCGTATACGCAGGCATTTTCCAGTGCCTGAGCAAGGCTATTGACGGTACTGACCGCTATACAAAACATCAGTATTTTTTTATATAAAGCGTTACAGACAACGCCTTGCTCCTGAATAGCGATAAAGCTCTTTATCCTACAGCCTTCACTGTGGCAAAAGGCGCCTAATTGCCCCAATAATTGTAAAACCTGTAAAACATCACTCATTATATGACGCAAGAATTGACGCCGGAAAATTTTGAAATGCAATTTTATGCCACAAAAGATGACCACTCTACATTACTCCGGGAAAACAACTACGACACCTTCTGGAAATTTGTCAGTGAGTACCATCTCGAAACCCTGGTCAACCATTTACTGGCTGAAAATGGGGCAAAATATGACTTAGAAAGCATGCAGCTGATCAACAAGGAACTGCAACTGGTGACCCTGGAAGATCTACCCTATCCTAAAAAGAACGTCGACAAACTCATTGAGATCCGTCATAAAGAAGGCAAAGATAAAATGCTCAAAATACTGATTGAATTTCAGACGGTGGCAAAGAAGGAATTTCCGCAGCGTATGGCCAGGTATATGAATAGCCTGATTGCCAACAACAGCTGTGAGATCCTCTCTTATGCGATTATCAGTCATACTTCCTGGAAGCAATACAAGAATCAATACATTTTTGGCAGTTCAAAAAATGGTGCTACCTTTACCTACGAAGGACATGTCATAAAGGACATGCCGGAAACGAAGTTTGCCGACGACACTTGCCTAATCAGCCAATTATACCATGCCATCTGGATAAAAGAGCATCAACGTGAGTTTTTGAAAAAAGAGATTGAAGAAAAATACATAAAAATTATAAAAAATATAATATCCTATGACTTTAATGATCTTAAATACTATAGCACGTTATTGTTTATACTAAAATATGCACAGAATTGCTCGGCATTCCGGAAAAGCTTCAGAAATTTTATCCAAAAAATTAATTACTTAACCCCAAAAAATATAAAAATGGATTTTGTAGATTTATTCATCCAGGAGAAGGAAAAAGGTTTAGCAGAAGGTGAAGCCAGAGGTCTGGCAAAAGGTGAGGCCAGAGGCATTGCTAAAGGGGAAGCTAGAGCTGAGGCCAGAAACCAAGTAAGGGTTCAACAAATTGCAAAAGAATTACTTCGCGTGTCAGCAATGACCCTGGAACAAATCGCCGAAATCACTAAATTGGATATTAACCAGCTGCGAAGGTTAAAAGGCAGCAAGTAGTACTGAAATCTTTAAAATTATTTTAGAGAAGGCCCCGTCTCTCTCAGCCAGTAATAAAAGCTATCGAGAATATTTACTTGCTATTCTATTTCACGTGGATCCAATAAAATAGCTCAAAAATTCCGACGATTTAGACGCTATTATCAAGGAAGTTCCGTACCTTTAGTAATGCTCTTGGTATCAGAGTTGATACCTATGCGCAAAATAAAAGCCTCCTTATGAAGCCTTTCTGCTTACTATTCATAGCTATTCTTCTAGGCGCCACTATTTTTGCGCAACAAGAGAACAAAGGTTCTTTTGTTGTTAAAGGCTTAATATCGGATCAAAAAGTTGATGATACGTTGAACGGCTGGTTAACCTGTTATGTAGCCACTGGAGGGCAAAGAAGTATTGACATTCCTGTGGCTAAAGATGGCCATTTTGAAGAGTCAGTAGAAGTGGAGGGTCCTCAAAATTTTATCGTTGCGTTAAATGGATATTGGACTACTTTTTATGTAAGACCAAATGATACGATTCTTATCAGCTTCGACAAGAATAATTTTTCCAAAACGATACGCATTAAGGGGACCACAGAGAAAAGAACAAAGGAGCTGGATTTTAATTTCCATTTTTCGAAAAGGTTTTCACGAAAGCAATTGGCTTTGTTAAAAAAATTGAGTGGTTCTTTTACTAAGGAAGATAGCCTGGCCGGGATTGACTCAATTAAGGTGAGTTGGGTAAATAAGGAGTACAATCAAGAATGTGACTTTATAAAAAAAGACAGTAGCCTGGATAAACAAATGAGAAAATTATTCAAACAGCAGGCATTTTATCATTGGACTTATGAAATGGCGATAAGGATGTTTTTAAATAAAATGTCTGCGTTTTTGAAATTTGAATTAGTCGAAGGGGATGGCAATATTGTAATTAACATATCAAATAAACATACTCCACAATATAGAATTTTAAACCTTGATCATTTTTATAAAATTCCAGAATATAGGGAATTTCTTAACCTGTATAATGACATTTATTATGGAGGCATTCACCCGCCAAAGCCCTTTTGGAAAAGCACAGGGAGCGAAAAGGACGATCTAAATGCGAATAGGGTTGAAAGCTCCTACTATCAGGCTATGGCCAATTTCAACTATTATCCTGTCAGAGATTGGTATGTAACTAATATGCTTGTCCATAATTTTAAATATTTACAGTTTCCATATGAAAATATTGAGAAGGTGATGCTGGATTTCTTACCCATTTGTAAAAATCAGGACTATAAGAACGAAATACTAAAAGTCTACAACGATACTAAAAAGTATGTTCCAGGTAAACCCGCACCGGATTTCACATTGAAGGATGAGCACGGCAAAGCCGTTTCTCTTGCTGATTTTAAAGGCAAGGTGGTATTGCTTGATTTTTGGGGCGTTCACTGCGGCCCTTGTATTGCAGATTTTCATGGAGCTGTCCCAAAAATCCATGAAAAATATAAGGGAAAAAATGTCGTATTCATTAATATTTGCGTGGAAGACACTGAAGAGTCCTGGAAGGCCGCGATTAAAAAGTACAAGATTGAGGGAGTAAATGTATTTGCAAAAGGATGGAGCGACAACCCGGTCTGTAGAGCATATGGCATAGAAGCGATTCCACATTATATTCTCATTGATAAGGATGGTAATTTTGCTGATTTCAATTGCCCAGCATACACGCTTTTATGGGCGAATAATATTCTAGATAGAACCTTAGCAAAGTAATGGATGAGTTTGTGGGTAAAGCGATTTTTTTGAGCCAATTAAACGCTTTAATGACCGAACCACAATCAATCTCAATTCTTTACAAAAGATACAAGGTCCACGCTAATAATGGCCGGACAATATGATGTTTTGAAAAAGAAACATACCAAACTATTTGCTGAAAAAATACCAAAAAGCAAATTGGTCATTTATAGAGGTGCAGGCATCAGGCTCCATAAGAGATTCCTGATTTGTTTAATCAGGTGCTTTCGTTTTTTTTGAAGGAAGTAAATGAAGTATTGACAAAATAACTCAAAAGAGGCGCTTCTCTCAGCCAGTATCAAAAGCTATCTAAAATATTTACCTGCTAATCTATTTCACCTGGATTCAATAAAATAGCCCACCTTTCGGTGGGCTGAGTGTAAATAATGATCCCTAAAAAAAGATTACGAGGAAAGATCCTCAAAAACGTTCGTTACTGTAATGTTAGTACCGCCAAAATCGGACAGTGATCAGAAGGGAACTTAAGCTTGCCATAAGTATCGCTTAAGACACCCCATTTACCTACAGAAAATTCTCTGGAGCAGAAAATGTGATCAATCAATGTCCCGTCTTCCTGCTTGCCAAATGCATTGAAAGATCCTCTGGGAGTGTAAGGATCCTTCGCCAGTAAATAAGTATCCTGAAGTTTATCGGATGCCTCCAGTGACTTATACCAGCTGCTGTTATTATCACCGTTGATATCCCCTACCATAATGACCGGGCTGTTACCGGCAATTTTCTTGATCATCTGAATCATTAAAAGGCTGCTTTGATTACGGGCATAATCCTTTTCATAATCATAGTGGGCGTTAAAGACGTAAAAGGTCTTTCCCGAAGACTTTGCTTTCAGTTTTACCCAGCTGCAGATCCGGTTACAGCAAGGGGCATCCCAGCTTTTAGACGGTACATCCGGCGTAGCAGATAACCAAAAGTCCCCTTTGTCCAACAAGTCAAATTTATCTGTTTTATAAAAGACAGATTCATGCTCACCGGCAAGCTTACCGTCATCTCTGCCAATCCCATAATAAGCGTAGCCCGGCAAAGCAGCCTTTAAAGTTTCCAGCTGATGCTCCAGCGCCTCTTGTACACCGAAGATATCAAAATCATGGAACTTGATCAGCGCTGCAACATGACTGACACGGTCTTTCCAAAGATTACCGATATCATGAGTGTTTTCATTACGGATATTATAACTGGCAATACGCATAGTCTGGGCCTTTGCTTTCCCAGGTGAGGCAGTCAGTAATAATAAAAGAATCAGCGCGCCACCGACAGCACTCCACATCCCCGCACATCTGGTTTTGCCTTCTGCATTCATAAAAATACGATTCATCATTTGTTCATCCTTTTTAGTTTAATAATAATTGAAAACCTTTTACGATTCCATGAGGACTAAAGATAATAAAAGATAGTCCAAGTCATCAAAATTAGCTGACAGGCCGCTTTTAAGACTAAAAGCAGCCCATGCAACTAATCTGTCGACATGCAAATTAACTCCACTGTTTGTCATTTGCAAACCGAATCTTCATTCAAACTAAAACACTAAATAGTAAACCCCAGAACATTCAGTCTATTTATTGTGCCCATCCCGGATTTTGTTTCAGGTTGGGATTCACTTGTAAATCTTCATACGGGATCGGATAGAGATACTGATAGTCATGCCAATCCCTTTTAATATTATCCAGCCAGTGCAGCTCCCCGGATGTGCCATTAGACAATACCTGCGGCTGCTTGGACACATCGATATACGTTACGCCAGAAAGTTTACTGGAAGGCGCTGTTGTATAAAAAGACACATCAAGCTTACCGTCTCCATTCAGATCCAGTGGCTTATTGAGTGCCGGCACATAAAATCCATTCCAGGGCAATTTTAACAGCTCTCCATGCTTCCAGCGGATAAGGTCATCCATCCTGAACCCCTCCAGACACAGTTCTATGGCTCTTTCCCGGCGAATTTCTATAATGGAAGGATCACTTACATCCGGAAAATAAGTTTTCTGCATATAAGGATCAATCCGGACCGGCTTGTGATCCAGCCCGCCGGTGATACCCGCGCGGCGTCGGATCGCGCCTACCGTCAACACCCAGTCCTGATCCGTCAACGTGCCCAATTCGGCCTTTGCCTCTGCATAGTTCAATAGGATTTCTGCATACCTCATCAGGGACACGGAGTTAGTATTCAGACGACCTCCATCATAGTACATATCATCGAGTGTCCATTTAATCGGCATATACCCTGTATATGTATAGGAGAATGCGGCTGGAGCGGCTACTTTATTGCCTCCTGTGATCCTTTGATAATCCCCCATTCGAATGGTTTGCCCGAGCCTGAGATCCCTGTTTTTGACCTCAGAGGCAAAGACCATCGTATCATGACCCGGTATATCGGTGAAGGGCCGGCCGTCTTGCATCAGATACGTATTGATAAATGTCCGGGTAAAACTAAAACGGCTTCCGTAAGTTGAACTGGTAAAATACCAGTTGGCATCATTGAACTTAGACAGGGAAACACTGCTGATATCTGCCAGCATGATCTCTGTAGCAACAGGTGCCTCGCTAATGAACAGACTTCTATAAGGCTGGTCACCCGCATTATTCAGGTTATACACTCCACTTTGCATGACAGAGTCTGCAG containing:
- a CDS encoding RpnC/YadD family protein → MTQELTPENFEMQFYATKDDHSTLLRENNYDTFWKFVSEYHLETLVNHLLAENGAKYDLESMQLINKELQLVTLEDLPYPKKNVDKLIEIRHKEGKDKMLKILIEFQTVAKKEFPQRMARYMNSLIANNSCEILSYAIISHTSWKQYKNQYIFGSSKNGATFTYEGHVIKDMPETKFADDTCLISQLYHAIWIKEHQREFLKKEIEEKYIKIIKNIISYDFNDLKYYSTLLFILKYAQNCSAFRKSFRNFIQKINYLTPKNIKMDFVDLFIQEKEKGLAEGEARGLAKGEARGIAKGEARAEARNQVRVQQIAKELLRVSAMTLEQIAEITKLDINQLRRLKGSK
- a CDS encoding TlpA family protein disulfide reductase, producing the protein MKPFCLLFIAILLGATIFAQQENKGSFVVKGLISDQKVDDTLNGWLTCYVATGGQRSIDIPVAKDGHFEESVEVEGPQNFIVALNGYWTTFYVRPNDTILISFDKNNFSKTIRIKGTTEKRTKELDFNFHFSKRFSRKQLALLKKLSGSFTKEDSLAGIDSIKVSWVNKEYNQECDFIKKDSSLDKQMRKLFKQQAFYHWTYEMAIRMFLNKMSAFLKFELVEGDGNIVINISNKHTPQYRILNLDHFYKIPEYREFLNLYNDIYYGGIHPPKPFWKSTGSEKDDLNANRVESSYYQAMANFNYYPVRDWYVTNMLVHNFKYLQFPYENIEKVMLDFLPICKNQDYKNEILKVYNDTKKYVPGKPAPDFTLKDEHGKAVSLADFKGKVVLLDFWGVHCGPCIADFHGAVPKIHEKYKGKNVVFINICVEDTEESWKAAIKKYKIEGVNVFAKGWSDNPVCRAYGIEAIPHYILIDKDGNFADFNCPAYTLLWANNILDRTLAK
- a CDS encoding endonuclease/exonuclease/phosphatase family protein, whose protein sequence is MMNRIFMNAEGKTRCAGMWSAVGGALILLLLLTASPGKAKAQTMRIASYNIRNENTHDIGNLWKDRVSHVAALIKFHDFDIFGVQEALEHQLETLKAALPGYAYYGIGRDDGKLAGEHESVFYKTDKFDLLDKGDFWLSATPDVPSKSWDAPCCNRICSWVKLKAKSSGKTFYVFNAHYDYEKDYARNQSSLLMIQMIKKIAGNSPVIMVGDINGDNNSSWYKSLEASDKLQDTYLLAKDPYTPRGSFNAFGKQEDGTLIDHIFCSREFSVGKWGVLSDTYGKLKFPSDHCPILAVLTLQ
- a CDS encoding RagB/SusD family nutrient uptake outer membrane protein gives rise to the protein MNCKIMIYLTVLMLLVAGCTKELDQTAQSTATRDAVFSSEDGLKLYTLSFYNLLPDINTPFRTDATLSDFGATSSVPDYIREGAYSSRQGSGWDWSDLRNLNYFIQNCTNPAVPEEIRNNYIGLARFFRAYFYFEKLVRFGDVPWYGKPLGVGDTALLYKGRDDRSLIMDSIIADLDFAASHITAIADDSRSQISKTVVWGFKSRVCLFAGTFRKYQTSYNLSGTADTYLKLAVAAADSVMQSGVYNLNNAGDQPYRSLFISEAPVATEIMLADISSVSLSKFNDANWYFTSSTYGSRFSFTRTFINTYLMQDGRPFTDIPGHDTMVFASEVKNRDLRLGQTIRMGDYQRITGGNKVAAPAAFSYTYTGYMPIKWTLDDMYYDGGRLNTNSVSLMRYAEILLNYAEAKAELGTLTDQDWVLTVGAIRRRAGITGGLDHKPVRIDPYMQKTYFPDVSDPSIIEIRRERAIELCLEGFRMDDLIRWKHGELLKLPWNGFYVPALNKPLDLNGDGKLDVSFYTTAPSSKLSGVTYIDVSKQPQVLSNGTSGELHWLDNIKRDWHDYQYLYPIPYEDLQVNPNLKQNPGWAQ